From one Colletotrichum destructivum chromosome 3, complete sequence genomic stretch:
- a CDS encoding Putative 2EXR domain-containing protein: MLETPWLSLKDHLPSHDQSLPLLAENTELLALKVTSAVSPLSLAASRPSPHRQHRTLGFNPPATTQDKFDKVNILPLKLSLPHITCRPCVSQTSKKATGPSLVDLVNGAKKKKGKQEAGDHCNPYYKHHTKHKRQVPHLTMSLPHKLKREAMGCPTTEMPLPLMPLVFLAHFAQTVTDVLTTEARRTTTNLSKNIDALRLQVRGPEHSFAPFPRLPPELRLKIWNHALPPRTLLASHAPNPSLLSVNREARHEALRRYTLVRLNTWGDRRIYIDFQRDSIAIVEGKGGGGFPVRGARHVIVVCEEPFQNPGSYLKCRYRAGLDSLTLVIGASPSCPTPLPIIRELQTPEDVQRSLGYSKEESERIGMEVRDLAQGWGNTQVHVGEFV, from the coding sequence ATGCTAGAAACCCCGTGGCTTTCTCTCAAAGACCACCTCCCCAGTCACGACCAATCGCTTCCCCTACTCGCCGAGAACACCGAGCTGCTAGCCTTGAAGGTCACAAGCGCCGTATCACCGTTATCACTCGCGGCGTCTCGACCCTCACCGCACCGGCAGCACCGCACACTCGGGTTCAACCCACCAGCCACCACCCAAGACAAGTTCGACAAAGTAAATATCCTCCCGCTGAAACTTTCGTTGCCTCATATCACCTGTCGACCTTGCGTATCACAGACCTCTAAAAAGGCGACGGGTCCCTCCCTTGTTGACCTAGTCAACGGTgctaagaagaagaagggaaaacaGGAGGCAGGGGACCACTGTAACCCCTATTACAAACACCATACAAAACACAAACGACAAGTCCCCCATCTCACAATGTCTCTCCCCCACAAACTCAAACGGGAGGCAATGGGCTGTCCAACTACCGAAATGCCCCTCCCGCTGATGCcgctcgtcttcctcgcccacTTCGCGCAGACCGTGACCGACGTTCTCACAACTGAGGCCCGGCGCACGACGACAAACCTCTCCAAGAacatcgacgccctccgcCTGCAGGTTCGCGGCCCAGAGCACTCCTTCGCACCCTTCCCCCGCCTGCCCCCGGAACTACGCCTCAAGATCTGGAACCAcgccttgccgccgcggaCGCTGCTTGCCTCGCACGCCCCGAACCCGTCCTTGTTGTCGGTGAACCGCGAAGCAAGGCACGAGGCGCTGCGGCGGTACACTCTCGTCCGGCTCAATACGTGGGGCGACCGGCGGATCTATATCGACTTTCAGAGGGATAGCATTGCCATCGTCGAAGGGAAAGGTGGCGGTGGGTTCCCCGTGCGTGGGGCGCGGcatgtcatcgtcgtctgcgAGGAGCCATTCCAGAACCCTGGGTCGTATCTGAAGTGCCGGTACCGTGCCGGTTTAGACTCTTTGACGTTGGTCATCGGGGCAAGTCCGTCGTGCCCTACGCCGCTCCCTATCATCCGGGAGCTACAAACACCAGAGGATGTGCAGCGGAGCCTGGGCTATTCCAAAGAGGAGTCCGAGAGGATAGGGATGGAGGTTAGAGATCTGGCTCAGGGGTGGGGGAATACCCAAGTCCACGTGGGAGAGTTTGTTTGA
- a CDS encoding Putative Zinc finger C2H2-type gives MDHSEPTKGRRPAPHEAMRCSVCDELFASFDKLMGHKRTSMKLEGTHIHCPVCTLDFNTMDAKDKHILEVHPQEQKLVCPGCQKSFVRLAAWMRHLEHDQCSAIGRQDLDRNRAHKLTFAHELEKRSGSQFGDYFPTSHPSVQSAFDKPYMAHPSFFKPDDFPAGGKQQDDKLEAQKDSRPAVEKSTAADDINNPSHPSFDPKKYYDAIILKFKCPQTSCRKSFDTSRALVTHMKAATSHYNAKLQCPGCLRYFRDTSSLTAHSESETNRCSIRHSENYRNYLDQLTGGMADVADWHRDGTVRYEVSTEAVIKFGTEQAKMATNDFIAKQEANQQESWARNNPIW, from the exons ATGGACCACAGCGAGCCCACCAAGGGCAGAAGACCGGCGCCTCATGAAGCAATGCGTTGTAGTGTCTGTGACGAACTGTTTGCTAGCTTTGACAAGTTGATGGGCCACAAACGAACGTCCATGAAGCTCGAGGGAACTCATATCCACTGTCCTGTCTGCACACTGGACTTCAACACGATGGATGCCAAAGATAAGCACATTCTCGAG GTACACCCACAAGAGCAGAAGCTGGTCTGCCCAGGTTGTCAGAAGAGCTTCGTCCGGCTCGCCGCCTGGATGAGGCATTTGGAACACGACCAGTGTAGCGCCATCGGACGACAGGACCTAGACAGAAACCGCGCCCATAAACTTACATTTGCTCACGAGCTTGAGAAGCGCAGCGGTTCCCAGTTTGGAGACTACTTTCCCACTTCGCACCCTAGCGTTCAGTCCGCTTTTGACAAACCATACATGGCCCACCCGTCGTTTTTTAAACCAGACGACTTTCCCGCCGGAGGGAAACAACAAGACGATAAGCTGGAAGCCCAGAAGGACTCCAGACCTGCAGTGGAAAAGTCAACGGCTGCggacgacatcaacaacccctcTCATCCAAGTTTCGATCCCAAGAAGTACTACGACGCAATCATTCTCAAATTCAAGTGTCCTCAGACATCCTGCAG GAAGAGCTTTGACACAAGCAGAGCCCTCGTCACCCACATGAAGGCAGCTACCTCCCACTACAACGCAAAGTTGCAGTGTCCCGGATGCCTCCGCTACTTCAGAGACACGTCTTCTCTTACCGCTCACTCTGAGTCAGAGACTAACCGCTGCTCGATTCGCCATTCCGAGAACTACCGTAACTACCTCGATCAGCTAACTGGAGGCATGGCGGACGTGGCCGACTGGCACCGGGACGGCACCGTCAGGTACGAAGTGAGCACGGAAGCTGTCATCAAGTTCGGTACCGAACAGGCAAAGATGGCCACGAACGACTTCATCGCGAAGCAGGAAGCCAATCAGCAAGAGTCATGGGCGCGCAACAATCCTATTTGGTGA
- a CDS encoding Putative nitronate monooxygenase, aldolase-type TIM barrel, whose product MASNGPITTPITQLLGIRHPILLAGMARTSGGPLAAAVSNAGGLGVIGGFQYTPDQLREIIAEMKENFKSPDLPFGVDLALPQVGGNARKTNHDYTGGKLDELVDITIESGARLFVSAVGVPPRHVIDKLHAAGIYVMNMVGHPKHAVKALDLGVDIVCAQGGEGGGHTGDVPNSVLIPAVVDVARRYRPKMLKGSPALVIAAGGIYNGRSLASSLMQGAVGVWVGTRFVASVEAGCSEEHKQEVVSCGFEGTERTLVLSGRPLRLKTNDYIRKWHAQPDKIKQLCDEGVVPIEYDFEKGNDIDPPHLMGQVAGAIDKIQPAGEIVDEMIREAVDQLKLGQVYLGARSRL is encoded by the coding sequence ATGGCTTCCAACGGCCCTATCACCACACCGATAACCCAGCTACTGGGTATCAGGCACCCGATCCTCCTCGCTGGCATGGCACGAACATCGGGCGGACCTCTCGCGGCCGCGGTTTCCAACGCCGGTGGTCTCGGCGTCATTGGCGGCTTCCAGTACACGCCCGACCAGCTGCGTGagatcatcgccgagatgaaggagaaTTTCAAGTCACCGGACCTGCCtttcggcgtcgacctcgccctgCCGCAGGTTGGCGGCAACGCCCGCAAGACGAACCATGACTACACGGGCGgcaagctcgacgagcttgttGACATCACCATTGAGTCAGGCGCTCGGCTGTTTGTCAGTGCCGTCGGCGTGCCGCCCAGGCACGTTATCGACAAGCTGCACGCCGCAGGCATCTATGTCATGAACATGGTTGGTCATCCGAAGCACGCCGTCAAggctctcgacctcggcgtcgacatcgtctgCGCCCAGGGCGGTGAGGGTGGCGGTCACACGGGCGATGTGCCAAACTCGGTGCTCATTcctgccgtcgtcgacgtcgcgaGGCGGTACCGGCCCAAGATGCTCAAAGGAAGCCCCGCACTCGTCATCGCTGCGGGCGGCATATACAACGGCCGATCACTGGCGAGCTCGCTGATGCAGGGCGCCGTGGGCGTGTGGGTCGGCACGCGCTTCGTAGCGTCTGTCGAGGCCGGGTGCAGTGAGGAGCATAAGCAGGAGGTCGTCTCATGCGGGTTCGAGGGCACGGAGCGTACGCTCGTCTTATCTGGGCGGCCACTGCGATTAAAGACGAACGACTACATCCGGAAATGGCACGCGCAGCCGGACAAGATCAAGCAGCTCTGCGATGAGGGCGTGGTCCCCATCGAGTATGACTTCGAGAAGGGCAATGATATTGACCCCCCGCATTTGATGGGCCAGGTTGCCGGTGCGATCGATAAGATCCAGCCTGCCGGAGAGATTGTGGATGAGATGATCCGAGAGGCGGTTGACCAGTTGAAGCTTGGGCAGGTGTACCTGGGTGCTCGGAGTAGGCTATGA